The Patagioenas fasciata isolate bPatFas1 chromosome 21, bPatFas1.hap1, whole genome shotgun sequence genomic sequence agggagCAGTTGTTGGAAATATAACTGTAAAGAGAGAAGCAGCTGAATTGTTTCTGCAACGTCCAGCAAAAGGGAAGCGCTCTGCTAGCATGCATCTTGTGATCAGACCAGTACTCCTGCACTGTGAGATTATAATAAAGCTGCAACTGTAATGCCAGCTGTGTCTGCCTTTTAATCGTTCTGTATGTAGTAAAGGGAAGGGGTGCTTCAATAATTATTGCTTGATTAGGCACGGAGGGCTGCTATTCCCTGAGCGCAGTGTGGGGGTGTTTGTGCAGCAGCCTGTCCTGGGGTGAAGGTGCAAAGTGAATGTGCAGCGCCCATCAGCAGCTCCTTGCCCTTCAGAAGTGAGGCTGGGATgctgcagagctgttccagctgtaaAACAGCTTTATTCCCGCTGTCCCCACCGGGGATGGAGGCAGAGCGGCGTTCTTCCCCGCAGCACAACCTCGCTGGAGAGCTCGGGGAGGTCAGAAGGGCTGGGGGGTGGCAGCGTCACCGTGGCTCGTCTGGCCTGTCCCCAACTTCCCACAGCCGcttccccttccccagcagcGGGTTCTCAGTGCGGAGAGGCTCTCGCCTTCCCACGGGAGCTCTCGCACCATGCTGGTGTTTCTCCGCCATCCAGGGCAGCTCCTGGCCGTGGCGATGCTCGTGCTGCAGCCGGCTGGGAGTCTCGGTGAGTGTCGCTCCCCTGCTCGTTTTCTTCGCTTCTGTCTCTCTGCTTTGCTTGCAGATCAAATACGTAACAAGCAGCAAAATTCAGCGGGTGACCTTCCTCTGGCCAAAGTCGCTGCTACCCTCTTTCTGTGCCTGATGTTCTTGGAAGGATGATATCAGCTCGGGGATGCTGCTAATTGCCTGGTTCTCCTCTTCACCTGCACCTCTAGGTACTTCCAAAGAGCCTCTCAACATTCCTAATGCTTTTCAAGTCTTGTGTTGGGTCACAGATCCCCCTGGCACTGGTGTTCAGTACAGCTGGCTCAGAGGCCACAAgcttgtctccagggccaggtTACTTGTTTGCAGAACTTCTCCTGGTCCAGACTTCAGAACTTGCGTCACAAGGAATATAAATCACCCTTTGCCTCCATCATCCGTGCAGTAACTGAGAAGTTGTTCCTGGAGTCGGAGGATGTCCTTATGGTCAGGGGCTAAAGATGAGGATGGTGGTAAGATGGGGAAAGTCAATTAGATGGGTAATAGTTTTTTACCATTTAATTACAATTTAATTAAAAAGGTCATAATTAGTGATTTGAGCGGTATCAGGTTGATACGGAGGTTGATGCTGAAGCCCTGAGGCAAATGATGGACGTGCTGAAAGCAGCTGGTGAACTGTCCTGCATCCCACAGGCTGGCTTCAGCACAGAGCTGGGGGTCTGCTGACTAATGACTGTCTCTAGGGAGGGCAATAACTCTCAGTTTCTGTCTGAAAGTCGATAGTTCCTTTAAAAATTGGCCTTTTGAGAAACTTCTCCCTGCGGAGGCAGCTGCTGCCCCCTGGCTGCCAGCACGGCCTTTAcacactttattttatttttttaaattcacggTGGTTCTCAGAAGTCCGTTGTCCCAATCGGAAACGTAATACTTAATACCCGTGTCCCAGTACCTAAGCTGAGACCTGTAGAAGACCTGTGCGAGTCCAAAGATGCTCTTCCCATGGGTACCAGTATCAAAAGCAGCATCACCAGCGCTGCCCGAGCACGGTGCAGGTGTGACGATGCCTCCTGGATTGCTGCTCTACCAGGGTATGAACCAGGGATGTTTTTAAGAGATGCACACTGTACCTCTCTTAAAAACATAAAACATAAGCTCAAGCATGCCTCTTAACTCCTAATCTCTCTGCCTGGGTTGCTACATCTACTAAACTGATTCATCTTGTCTTACTTAGCAGATGGAGGTGCAGTGACAGTTGCTCACTGCAGCTGCACTGAGTAAGAATTGCCCTGAAAAGCCCTGTTTGTTTGGTGATCCACAGAGGGTCAGTGTCCCGTCCCAGATATCCCACATGGACAGCTGAAGCCTGCACAGAACATCACCTACGGCAGCACAGCCACGCTGGAGTGTGATGCTGGCTACATCCCCATGGGTATCAGCTACAGCTCCATGGGTACCAGCACCCTGCGGTGCATGGCCAACGGCAGATGGTACCCACGGACACCCGCCTGCACCCTAGGTACGCACACAgcccttttctcctttccttgtcCCCCATATGTAATTACCTGCTTGTATTTAGTCCCCAGCGGGTCTGTGGGAGAGCCTTCCCAGCTCTGACCGCTTGTGCTGTCCCCTACTCTGGCACCAGGTCACTGTCCCTACCCTCCTGCCATCGACTATGCAGACCGAAACCCTCAGCGCGAGTTTCCAGTGGGGACAAACGTGATCTACTTCTGCAGATCTGGATACACTTTGCTCCCCGACGTCTCTCCAATAACCACTTGCCTTAAAAATTTCACATGGTCCGCAATCCCAAAGCTTTGCCAGAGTAAGTACAATATTTCCTTCGCTGTAGCAACAAAGCATCAATGTAATGATGTGGAAATAACATAGTTTTCAAAATACCCACTAGTGGTGCTGTGCCATAAGGACTTCGTTGAGCAGCACTTTGGCTCTCACTAATTATAGTTTTGCTGTTCAAAGGGCAGCATGGCTGAAGAGAAGTAACTGCCACTCACGCTCATTATTTAGCTGTTCAATGATGCAGTGATGCAGCTCATCACATATCATCCCTTCAGCACAATTTGTAGCTAATCACAGGGCCCAGATCATTCTTCCAAGAGAAATGGTTGTTATCGCATAATTACCATCCCTAAGCATGGTTAGAGATGTCTGTCAGCATTAACAGGCTGCCTGGCAGGTTCTTTGGGTCAGCAAGGCACCACCGTGGGAAGACACCCCATGTGAATGTCTCCTGTTGTcctccccaacccaacccatggCCACTCTTTCTGATGCTGGTGTTCCCCAGAGGCGCAGTGTCCCAGCCCCGTTATCCTCCACGGGAGAGAGCTCAGCCCCGGGAAAGCCAAATACACCTTTGGGCAGCAGGTGGAATTTCAGTGTGACCTTGGCTACGTGCTGAGGGGCGGGGAGAGGATCCAGTGCTCGTCTGATGGGACGTGGAGACCCCCCGTGCCGTACTGCGACAAGGGTGAGCGTGAACGGTGCGAGGGCGGTGGGTGTTGGGAATCGCATCTTTGCAGAGGGTGGAAACAGCAGTGAGAAAATCACATAACCCGAGCATCACTTCTCGGAGAAGGTGGCGTTAGAAAATGGGGTCTAAGGCACAACATTAAACGgctttaatgttttcattttctatcAAAACTGTAAGTGAATAAATGTTGAGTAATGGGACTTGCGCTGTTTTCTCGCAGGACTGTTTAAGGGGTTTATGATAGTCACAATGACCCTGTTCATGAGCAGGATCGTGGAAAAGAGGAGGGGGTAAGGGAAGGCCAGCTGAAGGGGAAGGTGTGGGGACAATTGCTGTGGTACTGGGGCTGTGCCGTGCTGGGCTGGTTCCCTGCATCAGCCTGGGAACGCTGGTAGAGCCAGGGCCAAAGCTGGCGAGAAGCAATGAGAACTTTGAGTAGAGTAACCCTAAGTATAAACCTCGAGAACTGGCTTCTTCTGTTACTGCCCTGCACTTCTGTCTCCCTGATAGAAGGAGGAaaatcttcatttttcctttctctattCTCACATAGTTTGTGGTCCCCCTCCAAAAATTGCCAACGGGCAGCACTCTGGCTTGGGACGGGAGCAGTTCCCCTATGGCACGGAGGTGAAGTACAGCTGTGCCGAGGGGCTGTCCCTCATTGGGGACGAGTCCATCTACTGCACCTCTGATGATGGGGTGAACCTGACGTGGAGCGGACCAGCCCCGGAGTGCAAGGGTGAGTTGTttctccttcccagcccccccatcccacccctgccatgaccagggacatcttcaccagctcaggttgctcagaggcccgtccagcctggcctgggatgtctccagggatggttcatccaccacctctctgggaacctgggccaggctctcaccaccctcagggccaacaatttcttcctcgtgtcctgGTTCCCTTTGGACCCTGGGGAAGGGCAGCATCCAAACCCACCGCTGTCTCCTCTGCTCTCTCCCCACAGTGGTCCGGTGCCCCAGGCCCGTGGTGCAGAGGGGCAGGATGGCTCCGCAGAGGTTCACCTTTCCCTACGGGGCAGCTGTGTGGTTCTCCTGTGATGAAGGCTTCGTGCTGTGGGGTGATGCCAAGAGCCGGTGCCTGGCCGATGGCACCTGGCACCCTCCCCTGCCCACTTGCCAGCCAGGTGGGTACCAGTCAGGAGCTGAACCAGCAGCCCGGGTGATGGTGCAGAGATGTTGGGGTGCAGCATCGTGTAGCTGTGTCTGTCCTCAGGGCTCCTCTAGTGCCTCCACCTCTTTGCAGAAGAAACAAACTCCCCAAAGCTGATGCTTACCAGACAATAGCTGAATTTTTCTCAATGGtcctgtgtaatggaggctctaaACCAGCTCAGTTTTAAGTTCACCTGCACTGGCTCAGCCTTCACAAATTTCttaggttgtggggtttttttcctacctgCATTATGATGaccctgctgctgagctgctttCTGCTGTGGGCTTTTCTTTCAGTTCGGTGTCCACAACCACAAGTGCCCAACGGAAGGCTGAAAAGCACTTTGGATGATCAAGTGTGGTACCCAGCAAATGCGACTGTTACTTTCGAATGCCTTCAGGGATACCACTTTTCAAACAATGGAAACGCATCTTTAGAAGACTCCAGGACAGCCACGTGTTTGCCTGATGGCAACTGGACACCGTTGCCCACGTGTGTAAGTACCGCAGTCTGGCTGAGCTCCTGGATGGATGCTGCCTGGCTtctaatacagaaaaataactgcttcaactttttaaaagcttttgcttTATGGTACTAATGAGTGATGCAGCTCATGGCAAATGGGACGGAGGAGTGGGTGGCTCTTCGTTTGCAGTTCACTCTTACATGCCTTTTTCTGGGTTTTCTTTGTGTTGTTTTACTTTCTCACAGAAGGAGGAAGgtgatgctgatgtatgtgaagagGTTCATTACATTAAGACAACCTTTGAATGCGGTGTGCCTATGGCAGAAGTGAAaactctgctggaaatacaaaagCTGTTTCTGGAGATTAAGATACTAAAGGTGAAACTAGGAATCTTGAATTAGTGAGTCCCGTAACACACTGTAATGATCACCTTTCTTTTGATAGTCATAGTATCCATAAGAAGCTCTCAGTGAATTTATGGTTTGTGCTTGCACGCCTGTAGCCAGAGAAATAATAACCAATGTGTGGGGAGATTGCTTTTGTCATGCTGGGTGCTGCAGCATAGAGGGATTTTTGCTCTTTTCCATAAATCTGACAAGCTTGATTTGCTATTTAACAAATGTGCTATTTCACATTTTAtattaggaagaagaaaaaaccaccaacaacaaatcaAGCAGCAAAGATTGTTCTTATTATTCGATAAATGATGACTAGTTTGTCATTCTGTGATGCAGCAATTATTCCAGGATTACAATAAAGATAGAGGTGTAACTACGGGTGTCTTGTCGTCTGTCACGTTGGCTGTAAATCAGGCAGATTTCCAATGAGGTCCCACCTTTATACACAAAGATGCTTTGACAATGCAGATTCCAGTGGGGAGATCTGCAGTGAGAGGTACTCCCAGACCCACTCCAGTTCTCCCAGTGTCACAGGGAGAGCAGAGCTGCACCCTCCTGGTCTGGCACCACATTGAGCCCACCTGGGATGGCAGACAGAAAGTGTCTGACCTGCCTGTGCAAGGCTTGAAACCCATAAGCACGAATAAGAACTCGGTGTTATGTGTGTTTGAGTAGCCTTGACTGATGTCAGACGCGATATTTCAGAGTGTTAGTCAGTATACAGATAGTCTTTGCTCACACCCATTTCTCATTACAAATGAGTCAGGCAATCAGGAAAAAATTAGCcaacaaaaaggaaaatgcttttgtttgtttgcctcaCTAACTCTGCTTATGGAAGATGTGTGTTGTGTTACCTGCCAACAAATAGCTAAGGAGGCATTTTCCTACCCTGGATGCAGCTTGAGGCTGGGTGGGGGTTTTTGCTGCTTGAGTAGCATTTGGCTATGGTAAAGTTGTGCTAATCAGTGCTCGCTGCCAGCCTCAGGTCAAATAAAAGTCTTGAGTTATTCTCCCATCCCTTATAGTGAGGCAGGAGGACCAGGAGGCTTTACCCAAGCCTGTGGATGACAGTTTTCCCCCACCCCGACTGCTGGTCTTGTCCTTGCTGGAGGGTTTAGCACCGTGGGTGTTCTCTTTCCACTGCATCTCCTCCCAGCTGCAGAATCAGCCCTGTGGAGCTAACGGTGCTCCACAGAGGAGCACAGAAACTGCTGCAATGAAGTGGGGAGCACCGGGACAGGGGAAGCACCCAGGCACCCTGAGCTGCAGGACACCCACCGGGGCAGGGGGGTCTGGCCATGCCACGCTGCTCCTGGCCTTGCTGTGGCTCGTGGGCACACCTGTGGCTTGTGGTGAGTACATGGGATGTTGGGGGGAGACCAGCAAGACCTGCCCAGCTCCCACTTTGCTGCTCAGCAGCCGGGGTGGTGATGCCACCACCCCCAAGCCTGGGGACCCATTGCTTGATGCTCTCATGGATGCAGCCCTGCCTGGAGGGGAAGCCTGGACCAGCCCAGCCGCCCTCTTGGGATGCTCACTGGGGACAGGGCCAGTGAGCAGGGTTCTCACCTGGGGAGGTCTTCTGCTGCCGCAGGTGACTGTGGGCCCCCACCTCGCATGACCCACTCCAGACCGTCCAGTGATGAGCACAGCAACAGCTTCCCGGTTGGATCCAGGGTGACGTACACGTGCGTGGAAGGCGCCATCAAAATCCCCGGGAGGTCGGACACGGTGGAGTGCCTGCCCGGCGCGCTCTGGTCAAAGCTGCCCGAGCCCTGCGGCCGTAAATACCTCCTTTCTCTCAAACACAGCTCCCTCCCCTGCCTCTCGCTTGGCTGAAAATTGCTGCCCCTTATGTACCTGCCCCTCCTGGCGAGGTAAAACCTGCTTCCCTGAGCTGCTGTTCCTCAGAGCTGCTGATGGGCACAGGACCTGTGCCTGTGATCAAAGGGATCCATCGGATGGGGCTGGAGCTCAGGGTGCTCGTGCGCTGCCCTGTGGTGCATGCACATAATTTCTTACTTCCTACTAACAGCTTTGCTCACGCATCTTCACCTGCGCTTTGCAAAAGATGCGTTCAGCAGAGCAGCACCCTGCTATGAAAACAGAAGTAACCTGCCAAGAACACGCGGAGCTTTTTCCAAAAGAGCATTGCTGAGGTTTATTTTGCACGCTTCCCTATGCGTGTCCTTTCAGACCCACTTTCCTTGACCACCAGGGAGCTGTGCTGCCCCGACAAGGTTGCGGTTTGCTGCCCTGTCCGAGGCGGACGAGAGGATTAATTTCTTCCCTGTTGGGGCCAACGTGAGCTACGTCTGCCGCCCCGGCTACGAGAACACCTCACAAAGTTCCCCCACCAGCACTTGCCTTGAAAACCTGGTGTGGTCGGAGGCTGCTGAGCTGTGCAGGAGTGAGTATCTCTGCTCCGCTTGCCGAAAAGCAGTGGTGGGGTTTGGAGCAGCTCAGGTACCTGTTCCCAAACTGTGGGTTGTTATCCCAACAGCTACATGCTTAATACAAAACGAAGTGCATATTCCTTGATGTTAATATTTAAGGCTGAACAGTAGGAGTATCAATAgcattctttgttgttgttttctgattTTCCTGGCATGAACAGATCTGGTTTGATTTTCATGTAGGGAAATAGGCTTGCACCTGGACATGGCATATGCACAGGACAAATGTCCATTTGCAGTTCTAGCGTTGACCTTCAGAATTAAGACAAAGCATATTTCTTGGTGAAATCCATATCATaataaggctgatgtggccttaGTACATTTTTCACACTTGAGTAACTTACCATCCATCTATCGAAATGGAAACATGCCTACAAATACCCTGCTCTGCCCCACTGCGAGATGCTCGCTGATGCTCACTTACGGGGATGCTCACCTTCACCTACAGCTGATTCTGGCTCATGCCAGCTCGGCTGGCACACGTGGGACATAAAACGCTTTGGTACCTTTGGGTATAACCCTCTAAGTCCCTTTTTTATTCCCCCGTCTCGCAGGGAGATCCTGTGGTGAGCCGGGAGCGCTGCCCGGGGGCAGGATGATCCCTCTCACGGACCTGCAGTTCGGTGCCAGAGCCACCGTGTTCTGCCATGACGGGTGAGTCGTGGGGTGATGCCCTGAATACAAAGTCCAGCCCAATGCAATGGACCTGTGGACATGGGCTGGGCTGATATTTCACAATATATCACCCATATGGTGTTACTCTGAGTGCTTTTTCCACTTGAATTACAGCTTTGGGCTGGGGAGGAATAAGACACAGCTGAAGGGAAGGGCCTGGGCTCTgaatttattgctgtttttttcccttcaagcATCACCCAGAGGCAAATTAACTGCCCCAGGGTATCCTCGTAGCATCAGTTTGTAGCTACAGACTTCAAAACGAGTTACTCAAAGTATTTCAGTGTAGCGTATTTGAGATATATTGAATAAAAAGGGTTTAGGTGGGGATTTTTACAACTCAATGCTGTTCAGCTAGAAAACTGCAATGAAACACACTTTCCATCGGTCAGTGAGCTGACTCACGCTTTCTGCCTGCTTTCAATCAGGGCACACATGCACTGCACTGCCTTGCAAAATTAAGCTCTTAAGAGTCCCACTAGTATTCCTTGATCCCTAGAGGAGCCAGCTGGCACCATCTGGCTTGTTCTGCCCATCTTTGCAGCTGCTTCAAATGTGCCAGAGCTTTTTCCTTCCAGATATTCCCTTAGGATGGACTCTGGGGAAGTGACAGCACATCCCACCCTTCAGGGGTTTGGTTCATCTTTGGAAATACACATCAGGGTGGAGGGATAATGTTATCCATCTAGGCAAGATCAGATAGTAGAATTCCTGTCCAAACAATGATTCTTTTTTGAACAGGAGTATGTGATTCGGAGATTGGGAAAGATGTCAAAAGATGTATTAGTTTCCAGCAAGCCAATCCAAAAGCTGCTTTAATGCAATGTAGATCCCTATAGCCCCCCATCGTCCCTGCAGTACCTACATGTGAATATTTGCAGATACCACCACCAGCCATGACTTCTCCCATCCTTGTGATGGAAGATGCTCTGCAGTGAGTCTAAAAGTAGAATAACAAGGATCCTGACAGAGAGCAAGGTGAAGGGGATCTCCTGTTAACCAGCTTCTATAATACCCACATGCCTGCTTGCACTGTTTTCTACACTCCTGATCATACTGGTATGGGGGAAAAAATTGTTCTCTGTTTCTGGATAGTTGcacaattttttcttttattgtgtaTTTTCACTTAGGTACAAATTAGTTGGGAGCAATTTCATCCAGTGTCAACTTAAAGGAAACGATGTGGAATGGAGTAAACGTCCAACTTGTGAATGTAAGATTAATCCAGCCTTACTTTTGGCTTCTCTCTGGTACGTCCTGCACACTAACGTCTGGTCTAAGCCTGTCTTCGTACACTGTTTTTGTTGATATTATGTGGCAGATCCATCGCCAGCACTGCAGCTGAGATAATAACTCGTTTTGCTGCTGACATTGTATCTCAACAGTTTTGTTCCCACGAGATCAACGTTTTTTACTCATGACTTAATGTAGCGGTGAAGGTGATGGGATGAGATCTCAAGGAACCGCAAGCCGCAGCGTGACAAGTTGCCTCTTTATTTTTGTGACACTTGGAGTGAAAGGGAGAACAGCAGGACAACAGAAACACTTCACAAAGCAAAGGGAGATGGAGACAGAGGGCAGCGCTAGTTACTCATCTTCAGTTGCCCAAATAGTTTATTCTCTTTGAAAATCTCAGGTGAACTCTTAAGAACCATTTTGCATGTTCATGATTACTGAAGTTCTTTGCAACACCCTCTTTCCTGCAGTGATCACCTGCTCTTCACCTCCTCGAATTACCAATGGAAAGCATGATGGTGAAGGTGTAGAAAAGTTCGTGTATAACTCAACAGTGACTTACAGCTGTGACTATGGATTCCAACTCGTTGGGAACGTGAGCATCCGTTGTACAAACAGGGACAAAATAAACGGGGTCTGGAGCGGAGCGGCGCCTGAATGCAAAAGTGGGTTAATCTGAGTTTAGTGTTTATTATGAGTTCAGTATTTAGTATGCGCCAGCTTAAAATGTGATTGCTTAGTGCAGAACATAGCAGGTGTAGGTTATACTGcacttttaaagggaaaaaatgcaaTGCTGCTAAAGTAAGTAAGGAATTGTCTGTGCAAGAAAAGCGTAGGGCTGCTGGTAATACTGTTCTTTATAACCTAGAGAAAAGCATCACTGTCAAACTGGGAgccaaagaaatggaaaagagtcCTTCTCCCCAAAGTAAGTCGAAATGATTCTACGCTGAATCGAATCCCACATTTCCCAACCTAATTTGCTCCTTTATCCCATTTCTAGAAAAAGCCATCAGACGGATTTCAAGCCTTGATTTTCATTCTTTCAGTTTCCCGTGGAAATGGCATCCGGCCGTCCAAGAAGGCTTTAACGTGGGAAAAGAAGCTCAGCCTTTATAAAAAGTCACTCCAAAATACCATCTCCTTCTCCCGCTCTGCGTCTTTCTCCAAGACACCAGGTCAGTCCTGGAGGCTCATTCGGAGCTCAGGGGGCTCCCTGCTTACTCCCACTCCTATACCTGTGATTTTCATGTTTTCACCTGTTTGTCTTCAGTGTCAAGGGGCTGCGTTTCCTCAGCATCCAGATTTGTTGTACCTTTGTACAAAACCCAGAGCTACTATTCTCCTGGGACCAGACAAGGATCCATGTGTCTTCCAAAGTACACAGGGCTCTCCGGCATCCTCCCGCAAGCCGGCTGCTTTGAAAACTTAAAACGGTCTAAAATTGCATCATTTTGTGGAAGTGAGTGATACTTTTTGTCACCTTCTTCTCTTTCATAAGATTTTTCTGTATAATTTACATTTTTCACCGGTTGGGCATCTGGTTCAAAGCTCAGGTTTGACTGCACCAACCTCCTCTTAAAAAAGCTTTGCTTCGTgtgaaatgtattttcatttgtcagttgtttctttgccCTCATGTTATTACAGATttaactctttttcttttccatattgAAAAGTAAGAGAACTTTGTACCATTTAGCCTTAAGAGTGCTGGGGCTCCTGTCCTTGCCCCGGCAGCGAGAGGTGATGCTCTAACACCAATATGAACCTTGTTCCACACCAGCGCGGTCGTGGGCGGCCAGGAGAAGCCGGACATGGCAGAAATGCTGCTACAGCAGATTCCCCATCCGTTGCAAAGGATTCTTTTACCCataaaaagggtgagtgtcagctGTACCAAAGCAGTTTATTCATGATAGGGCTGCTCTCCTGTGACACCAGAAGAAATTCTGGGAGGAGGCATTTGCACTTTCCTTGCGTTTGCATTTTCCTTGCGTGGTTGCAGACATCTGGTACGTGCTGCTTTTCCTCCAGTTTCACTGCAGATGTAGACAAACCACACAGTTTAATGGGATCCCACCCATCTAAATATATAACTGGCTTTCGCGAACACAAATAGCACTGTAAGCATGAAGCATGCAAACCCTTCCCCGTGTCATTTCTAAGCGCCCCACACGATGCTTGTACTTGACTCTAATTTGTTTTAAAGCAAAGCGTAAGCTAGATCAAGTCTGTCCCACATATcaccatttttaaaaatgcatttttatgtatATGGTTTGATATTCCAAGAAACTGATTGAAAATCAAGAGAGTGCTAATTCCCCTATTCCTTCCCCGACCTGGGTTTTTCTCTCTTTCGGGAATTTCCCAACATCCCGAATCCAGTTATCATTCCCTACTGATCTGCCCAGCCTGTTTTGGGGCTGGGAAGCTGCAGTTCCTCGGAAACCCCTCAGGCCTTATGCAGAACTTCTGACGGAGCTCAGTAATGGCACAACCCCTTGCACTCGGTGTTTCCACAACCGCACATTTCCTTGCTCACTAGCAACACCGACCTGCTGCCATAACAATCACCGTAAATACACACGCACAGGATGGGCTGTTAAAAAACCCCAATCTCtctgctgggctgagctgctccTTTAAATCACCAGGAATTTCTGGCTGTAGCACCATCCAGTTGCAGCTACACCCATGCAATCTGTCCACAGCGTTGTGCCAAATGCAAAATACCCACTTCCCTGTCTTGCAAACTTCTGAGGCCGTTTCTCTTAGGAAATTACAGCGCTTCACATGCTAACGTGCATATTGATCTGATTGATTGATATCTTCAGTCCTTTAAGCACTTTCTTTAGCAAAAACTTTTGCATCGGAGatggtttattttcagtttgttcAGGCTGCATGGAAGATAACGGCTACGAGTGGTTTGTGTATCTATTACTC encodes the following:
- the LOC136110760 gene encoding membrane cofactor protein-like isoform X1, with amino-acid sequence MLVFLRHPGQLLAVAMLVLQPAGSLEGQCPVPDIPHGQLKPAQNITYGSTATLECDAGYIPMGISYSSMGTSTLRCMANGRWYPRTPACTLGHCPYPPAIDYADRNPQREFPVGTNVIYFCRSGYTLLPDVSPITTCLKNFTWSAIPKLCQKAQCPSPVILHGRELSPGKAKYTFGQQVEFQCDLGYVLRGGERIQCSSDGTWRPPVPYCDKVCGPPPKIANGQHSGLGREQFPYGTEVKYSCAEGLSLIGDESIYCTSDDGVNLTWSGPAPECKVVRCPRPVVQRGRMAPQRFTFPYGAAVWFSCDEGFVLWGDAKSRCLADGTWHPPLPTCQPVRCPQPQVPNGRLKSTLDDQVWYPANATVTFECLQGYHFSNNGNASLEDSRTATCLPDGNWTPLPTCKEEGDADVCEEVHYIKTTFECGVPMAEVKTLLEIQKLFLEIKILKVKLGILN
- the LOC136110760 gene encoding membrane cofactor protein-like isoform X2, translated to MLLIAWFSSSPAPLEGQCPVPDIPHGQLKPAQNITYGSTATLECDAGYIPMGISYSSMGTSTLRCMANGRWYPRTPACTLGHCPYPPAIDYADRNPQREFPVGTNVIYFCRSGYTLLPDVSPITTCLKNFTWSAIPKLCQKAQCPSPVILHGRELSPGKAKYTFGQQVEFQCDLGYVLRGGERIQCSSDGTWRPPVPYCDKVCGPPPKIANGQHSGLGREQFPYGTEVKYSCAEGLSLIGDESIYCTSDDGVNLTWSGPAPECKVVRCPRPVVQRGRMAPQRFTFPYGAAVWFSCDEGFVLWGDAKSRCLADGTWHPPLPTCQPVRCPQPQVPNGRLKSTLDDQVWYPANATVTFECLQGYHFSNNGNASLEDSRTATCLPDGNWTPLPTCKEEGDADVCEEVHYIKTTFECGVPMAEVKTLLEIQKLFLEIKILKVKLGILN
- the LOC136110760 gene encoding membrane cofactor protein-like isoform X3; protein product: MSLWSGAKDEDGEGQCPVPDIPHGQLKPAQNITYGSTATLECDAGYIPMGISYSSMGTSTLRCMANGRWYPRTPACTLGHCPYPPAIDYADRNPQREFPVGTNVIYFCRSGYTLLPDVSPITTCLKNFTWSAIPKLCQKAQCPSPVILHGRELSPGKAKYTFGQQVEFQCDLGYVLRGGERIQCSSDGTWRPPVPYCDKVCGPPPKIANGQHSGLGREQFPYGTEVKYSCAEGLSLIGDESIYCTSDDGVNLTWSGPAPECKVVRCPRPVVQRGRMAPQRFTFPYGAAVWFSCDEGFVLWGDAKSRCLADGTWHPPLPTCQPVRCPQPQVPNGRLKSTLDDQVWYPANATVTFECLQGYHFSNNGNASLEDSRTATCLPDGNWTPLPTCKEEGDADVCEEVHYIKTTFECGVPMAEVKTLLEIQKLFLEIKILKVKLGILN
- the LOC139829575 gene encoding uncharacterized protein, which produces MFMITEVLCNTLFPAVITCSSPPRITNGKHDGEGVEKFVYNSTVTYSCDYGFQLVGNVSIRCTNRDKINGVWSGAAPECKKKSITVKLGAKEMEKSPSPQISRGNGIRPSKKALTWEKKLSLYKKSLQNTISFSRSASFSKTPVSRGCVSSASRFVVPLYKTQSYYSPGTRQGSMCLPKYTGLSGILPQAGCFENLKRSKIASFCGSE